AGCTGTGTGGCCCGCCCGCAAAACGTCAACTCAGCCTTTCTCCACTCGATTTCTGTGGGATGGCTGTGGACCGCCATCGAGGGCAATCCGCTGACGCTGGAGGAAGTTCGCGCCTTGGAAGAGGGAACGACCGTGGCCGCACCGGCGCGCGCGCGGCGCGAGGTGCTGAACTATTTTGCCGCCCTGAGGCATGTCGAGAAGCAGGCGACTAAGAAGCGGTTGACGCACGAGGACATTTTCCGCCTGCACGCCATCATCGCTGGCGAGGTCATGGATCAGGGCGAGCCGGGGCGTTACCGGACGATGCGGGTGCGGGTGGGGCCGTTCGTGCCGCCGCCGCCGGAGGACGTGTCGGGCCTGATGTTTGAGCTGCTGGAGTGGTGGAACAAGGAAGCGCCCGGACTTTCGCCGGTGCTGAGTTCGGCCGTCGTGCATCTTCGTTTCGAGACGATTCATCCGTTTGCCGACGGCAACGGGCGCGCTGGCCGCGCGCTGGCGTTGTGGGAGCTTTATCGGCGTGGGTTTGATTTCCACCACATTTTCGCGGTGGACGAGTTCTACTGGGAGGATCGTCCGCGCTATTACGCGGCACTGGATGCGGTGCGGCGGGAAGGCGATGACCTGACTTCGTGGCTGGAGTATTGCGCCGAGGGCCTGCGGCAAACGCTGGAGCGGGTGTGGGAGCGGATGGGGCAACTTTCGGTTTCGGCTGCGCGGGAGAAGGTGATTCTGCGTCCGCGCCAGGAGCAGTTGCTGAAGCTGCTCGGCAAATGCGGCGGCATGACACCGTCCGAACTTTGGGCGGCGCTGAAAGTGTCCAAGCAGGGCGCGATGGATTTGCTGCGTCCACTGGTGAAAGCCGGATGGGTCAAGCGGGTCGGCACGTTGAAGACCGGACGTTACGTTTTGACGTGAGCGCGCACGCCTACACCGAAGACCCGCTTGTCGAGCAGCCGGCCATGCGGCTGTTCGAGGAGCTTGGTTGGACCATGGTGTCGGCGTTGGAGGAGACCTTCGGCGGGAACGGCACGCTGGGTCGCGAGACCAAGGGCGATGTGGTGCCCGTTCCCCGTTTGCGCGTGGCGTTGGAGCAGTTGAAGCCCACGTTGCCGCCCGAAACCATCGCCGCCGCCATGGATGAGCTGACCGGCGATCGCTCGGCCATGAGTCTTCCGGCTGCGAATCGGGAGATTTGTCAGCTTTTGAACGACGGCATTCGGGTTGGCGTTGCTGACACCGAACCCTCACCCCAGCCCTCTCCCACGGGGAGAGGGAGTTCCGGGAAGGAGGGCTCCGCTCCACCTTTGGGAGAGGGGTTTGGGGGTGAGGGTCGCGGCGAAGTCATTTCAGAGCGCAGCGTTGCCGGACAGCGCATCGAACGAGTACGGCGTCGTCGGTGACCGGGGGGACTGGATTGAGTTTGCACGAGGATGGAATGAATGGAGACGAGGGGCCTGGCTGAGCTTTTCGACCAGCATGGCACGTTCCGTAGGCTGCACTCGTTCACGTAGGCGACGATCGTGCAATTGGAGACGCTGCGCTTCTGCCGCCGGTTCCTCACGCACGATCACCGCGAGCCAGGCGGGAAGTTCTACGACCCCAAGGGCCGGCAGTGCGACCAGATGACCCAGCCCGCCGGCAGCGGCCGGCAGAACATCATCGAGGGCTCGGAGCGCTCCTCCACCTCGAAGGACACCGAGAGGAAGCTCACGGACGCGGCGCGGACGAGCCTGAGCGAGCTGCGGGGCGACTACGAAGTGTTCCTCTTGGACCGCGGCGAACTACCGTGGTCGGTGCATTCCCCGGAGACCCGGGCGGTGAACGCGGTTTAACTCGATGCCTTGCCGTTTGCTGACGACCTGGTCCACGAATCCGCGAAGTACGCTCGGAAGCTGCGCCAGAAGTACCCCCGCTGGATGGGTGTCCTTCATCCTCCAGGGCGTGGAGGAGACGGCGGGCTGGACGGTCGGAACGATTGCGACCCCCGCCGATTGCAGGCGCACACGGTGGAGCATGTGCGCCAGACCGCGCCGAAGAGTTACAGCCACGAGATGGCGAACCTGATTTTTGAGCGGCCGTATTGCCGGATCCGGAATCCAACCGAACGGGAGATCGCCAGCCGGCGCCGTTGGTGTATCTGAAGGAACTGAGTATTTCGACGGCACCATTTCGACGGCCCGCTGACGG
The sequence above is a segment of the Verrucomicrobiia bacterium genome. Coding sequences within it:
- a CDS encoding Fic family protein, with the translated sequence SCVARPQNVNSAFLHSISVGWLWTAIEGNPLTLEEVRALEEGTTVAAPARARREVLNYFAALRHVEKQATKKRLTHEDIFRLHAIIAGEVMDQGEPGRYRTMRVRVGPFVPPPPEDVSGLMFELLEWWNKEAPGLSPVLSSAVVHLRFETIHPFADGNGRAGRALALWELYRRGFDFHHIFAVDEFYWEDRPRYYAALDAVRREGDDLTSWLEYCAEGLRQTLERVWERMGQLSVSAAREKVILRPRQEQLLKLLGKCGGMTPSELWAALKVSKQGAMDLLRPLVKAGWVKRVGTLKTGRYVLT
- a CDS encoding four helix bundle protein: MQLETLRFCRRFLTHDHREPGGKFYDPKGRQCDQMTQPAGSGRQNIIEGSERSSTSKDTERKLTDAARTSLSELRGDYEVFLLDRGELPWSVHSPETRAVNAV